One region of Zingiber officinale cultivar Zhangliang chromosome 7B, Zo_v1.1, whole genome shotgun sequence genomic DNA includes:
- the LOC122004477 gene encoding ISWI chromatin-remodeling complex ATPase CHR11-like, with product MTRLLDILEDYLLYRGYQYCRIDGNTGGEERDASIETFNQPGSQKFIILLSTRAGGLGINLATADVVILYDSDWNPQVDLQAQDRDHRIGQKKEVQVFRFYTEFAIEEKVIERAYKKLALDALVIQQGRLAEQKTVNKDELLQMVRFGAEMVFSSKDSTITDEDIDRIIAKGEEATAELDVKMKKFT from the exons atGACTAGACTTCTGGACATACTGGAAGATTACTTGCTATATCGTGGTTACCAATATTGCCGGATTGATGGGAATACTGGGGGAGAAGAACGGGATGCTTCCATTGAAACATTTAATCAACCTGGAAGCCAAAAGTTCATTATCTTACTTTCTACAAGAGCTGGTGGATTGGGAATTAATCTTGCTACAGCAGATGTTGTCATTCTCTATGATAGTGACTG GAATCCACAAGTTGATTTGCAAGCACAGGATCGTGATCATAGAATTGGGCAAAAGAAAGAAGTTCAAGTGTTCCGTTTCTATACTGAG TTTGCAATTGAGGAGAAAGTGATAGAGAGAGCATACAAGAAGCTTGCACTTGATGCCTTGGTTATTCAACAAGGACGATTAGCAGAACAAAAAA CTGTTAATAAAGATGAACTTctacaaatggttagatttggtGCTGAAATGGTTTTTAGCTCCAAGGACAGTACAATAACTGATGAGGATATCGATCGTATCATAGCTAAAGGAGAAGAAGCGACTGCTGAACTTGATGTGAAAATGAAAAAGTTTACATAG